In one Silene latifolia isolate original U9 population chromosome 10, ASM4854445v1, whole genome shotgun sequence genomic region, the following are encoded:
- the LOC141608132 gene encoding uncharacterized protein LOC141608132: MSPYRLIYEKSFHLPVEVEHKTYWAVKAFKQSLDEAGLHRKLQLQEIKEIRLDSFDNAAIYKEKSRVWHDMLISRKEFKESQKVLRSRWVGLYVVRKVYSHGAVKVENPNSVKTIKVNGQRLKTYHEGVEVHGEEELTLEDPVYND; encoded by the coding sequence ATGTCTCCATATAGGCTCATCTACGAAAAATCGTTTCATCTTCCCGTAGAAGTTGAACACAAGACTTATTGGGCCGTCAAAGCCTTTAAGCAAAGCCTTGATGAGGCGGGATTACATAGGAAATTACAACTCCAAGAAATCAAAGAAATCCGGCTTGATTCCTTTGACAATGCCGCCATTTACAAGGAGAAATCAAGGGTCTGGCATGACATGCTAATAAGTAGAAAAGAGTTCAAGGAAAGCCAAAAAGTCCTGAGGTCTCGATGGGTGGGTCTGTATGTAGTGAGAAAAGTTTACTCCCATGGAGCAGTGAAAGTGGAGAATCCAAACTCGGTGAAGACAATTAAAGTCAATGGGCAAAGACTAAAAACCTATCATGAAGGGGTTGAAGTGCATGGAGAAGAGGAGCTCACATTGGAGGACCCGGTCTACAATGATTAA